From the Nitrososphaerota archaeon genome, the window GCATCACCAATATTGTTAGACCTGATAAACGGCCTGTCAGCTGCTTTGAATGTTGGTGATTTCGCTTTAATGAGAGGGGACTCTGGATCGAATTTACTAGTACCATTCCCCCTTAACCTGCTCTCAAGATAGTCTTTGAGATATTCGCAAGCCTCTTCATTCAGGAAGCTAAAGTATTGATGTCTTGCTTTGCTAAGTTGCGATCTGACAATAACCCTAGCAGGAATAACCGTAAAATTGACCTCTGACCCCTTGATCTCAAGCTCAGGAATATCCATAACTCTGAGTCCGTCAGAGCCGTCATAATTGCCAATACTTTCAAGCCTAAGGCCTGCAAAGCACACTAAGGAGGCCGTTGTCTTAACCTTCGGATCGGCAAAGGATAGTATCTTAACCAATTCCTTCTGAGTTGGGACTCTCTCTTCCTTCAGTGAAGGGGTTTCGTCAGCTCCTTTGACCTTGATTTTTCTTTTAACTTCAATCCCATGATGAGAGAGCCATGACTTTACATTCTTTAACCTGCTTTCAACATAAGAGCCTGCATATTTCTGCCTCTCCATAGAGCTGACATAATCCATAAGGAGATTATAGAGGTCCTGCTCATTCAGCTTCAAAAGGTCTTTAGGTTGCTTTCTAACATTCTGACAGAAGTTTCCTAGTCCACGAAGATAAACGTCAGCTGTTGTTATTGCACCCCTAGCAACATTCTCATACCATCTTTTGATATCAGGGTCTTTAAGGAGGGCTTGATGTTCACCTTTGCCTTTTTCCCTATACTTCCCCTTAGCCATAACACTAAGTCTAAAAGATTGCACTAGATAAGGGTATCTGAACCCGTTTATAGATGGACCGGGAGGGATTCGAACCCTCGACCCCCACCATGCCAAAGTGGTATCCTACCAGGCTAGACGACCGGCCCATGTTCAGAAAGTGATCTTAAAGCGCGTTTTGGAGTCCTTATTTGGTTTTTCTAATCCAATCGAAACTTAGCCCTAGTGTAGTTGTACATTTTTGACTGCAAATAAGATTAATTATGCGGTACCCAATTGGTGAGACCATGACCGAACGAAGAGAGATCCCTGTCAAGATGAGATATTCAGACAAGTTCAGCAGCATTTATGCGACTGGCGCAGTTGGAGGCTTCAACGGCTATGATTTTCGCATAGCGTTTTTTGTCGATAGAGTTATCCATGCAGAAGATCCGAGCATGCTCCCTACTGGAGTCAGGGAGATTCAAACGGAGGTTCTGCTTTCGCTCAGGGCTGCAAAAGAACTTAGGGACTGGCTTGATGCCAATGTCAGGGAGATAGAGAAATCGATGGGCGAGATTAAGAAACCCGAAGAGGGCCAGCCTGTAAGGGCCGTTGACAGCACAACAAAGCCGTATGCATAATGCTCCAAAGGTACCGCTGCCCACAGTGCAAATCAAAACTAGAAATTAGGAGGCTCTTTGACCTAAGGTATCTCCTGAACTGCTCGAAATGTGGCATCTCTGCTATCGTGCTCCCCCCTATTGATAGTCAGGATGAAGCCTACCTTTCTTTCCTTGGCTCCTATGACAGAAGAGAACTATCAAATGATCTAAAATACCAAGAGGTTCTGCAGCAAGAAAAAGTTGTACGCAAAGAAGAAGACATTCGAAGGCTAGTAGAGGATGCTGGAACAACCCTGGACAGAATTCCTGCACCACTCCGAGACGCCCTTTTTTCAAAGA encodes:
- a CDS encoding site-specific integrase; the protein is MAKGKYREKGKGEHQALLKDPDIKRWYENVARGAITTADVYLRGLGNFCQNVRKQPKDLLKLNEQDLYNLLMDYVSSMERQKYAGSYVESRLKNVKSWLSHHGIEVKRKIKVKGADETPSLKEERVPTQKELVKILSFADPKVKTTASLVCFAGLRLESIGNYDGSDGLRVMDIPELEIKGSEVNFTVIPARVIVRSQLSKARHQYFSFLNEEACEYLKDYLESRLRGNGTSKFDPESPLIKAKSPTFKAADRPFIRSNNIGDALRGPIREAGFSWRPYVLRSYFDTEMMLAESKGLILRDYRVFFMGHKGDIEARYTTNKHKLPESVIEDMRASYAKASKEYLQTRVISSQQDVRGGFRAALLADLGYSEGEIAKLDLANITSKEFQELIAKKYREMLTGNGSRQKVIPLNELENYILQGWEFATHIPNDKAIIKLPS
- a CDS encoding DUF3467 domain-containing protein, whose product is MRYPIGETMTERREIPVKMRYSDKFSSIYATGAVGGFNGYDFRIAFFVDRVIHAEDPSMLPTGVREIQTEVLLSLRAAKELRDWLDANVREIEKSMGEIKKPEEGQPVRAVDSTTKPYA